GGCGACCCAGGCCGGTGGATTCAAGGTCGTGGCCTAAACAAGGAAGCAGAAGATCATGAGCAACTTCACTAGACTCACCAAGGAGCATTTGGCCCGGCGCGTGGCGCTGGATATCCACGACGGTGCGACGGTCAACCTGGGCATCGGCATGCCGACACTGGTGGCCAATCACATACCCGAGGGCCGGGAGGTTGTCCTGCACAGCGAGAACGGCATACTGGGCATGGGTCCTGCGCCAGTGTCTGGAGATGAGGATTTCGATCTCATCAACGCGGGAAAGCAGCCCGTGACGCTGCTGGCAGGCGGGTGCTTTTTTCATCATGCAGACAGCTTTGCAATGATGCGAGGCGGCCACCTGGACATCTGCGTTCTGGGTGCCTTTCAGGTCTCGGAGAAGGGTGATCTGGCGAACTGGCACACCGGCGAGCAGGGTTCCATTCCCGCTGTAGGCGGCGCGATGGATCTGGCCATTGGCGCCAAGCAAACCTGGGTGATGATGGACCTGCTGACCAAGAGCGGCCAGAGCAAGGTGGTTGACCAATGTACCTACCCGCTCACCGGCATTGCCTGCGTGAAGCGCATCTACACCGACCTTTGCACTTTAGAGTGCACTTCCCAGGGGCTGGTGTTGGTGGACAAGGTGGACGGGCTGAGTCATGAGGCTCTGGAACAGATGCTTGGTCTGCACGTGGCCCTGGCTACCACCGTTACAGCGGAGGTGCAGCATGCGTGAAGCATTTGTGTGCGATGCCATCCGAACCCCTTTCGGGCGCTACGGTGGTGCGCTGTCTTCTGTGCGAGCGGACGACTTGGGGGCCATTCCATTGCGAGCCTTGATGGCACGCAATCCCAACGTGGACTGGGCATCTGTGGTGGACGTGCTGTTCGGCTGCGCCAACCAGGCCGGCGAAGACAACCGCAACGTGGCTCACATGAGCAGCCTGCTCGCGGGCCTGCCGCTGGAGGTGCCCGGTGCCACCATCAACCGCCTGTGTGGTTCTGGTCTCGATGCCGTGGGCTCGGCCGCACGCGCCATCAAGAGCGGCGAAGCCGGCCTCATGATCGCCGGCGGCGTGGAGAGCATGAGCCGCGCCCCCTTCGTCATGCCCAAGGCGGAAAGCGCCTTCAGCCGCAACAACGCCGTCTACGACACCACCATCGGCTGGCGCTTCGTCAACAAGCTGATGAAAGCCCAGTACGGTGTGGACTCCATGCCCGAAACGGCCGAAAACGTGGCCACCGACTACGGGATCGAACGCGCAGCGCAGGACCGCATGGCCTTGGCCAGCCAGATGAAGGCCGTGGCCGCGATCAAGGCTGGTCACCTCGCGCGCGAGATC
This Hydrogenophaga taeniospiralis DNA region includes the following protein-coding sequences:
- a CDS encoding 3-oxoacid CoA-transferase subunit B — its product is MSNFTRLTKEHLARRVALDIHDGATVNLGIGMPTLVANHIPEGREVVLHSENGILGMGPAPVSGDEDFDLINAGKQPVTLLAGGCFFHHADSFAMMRGGHLDICVLGAFQVSEKGDLANWHTGEQGSIPAVGGAMDLAIGAKQTWVMMDLLTKSGQSKVVDQCTYPLTGIACVKRIYTDLCTLECTSQGLVLVDKVDGLSHEALEQMLGLHVALATTVTAEVQHA
- the pcaF gene encoding 3-oxoadipyl-CoA thiolase; amino-acid sequence: MREAFVCDAIRTPFGRYGGALSSVRADDLGAIPLRALMARNPNVDWASVVDVLFGCANQAGEDNRNVAHMSSLLAGLPLEVPGATINRLCGSGLDAVGSAARAIKSGEAGLMIAGGVESMSRAPFVMPKAESAFSRNNAVYDTTIGWRFVNKLMKAQYGVDSMPETAENVATDYGIERAAQDRMALASQMKAVAAIKAGHLAREICPVSIPQKKGDAIVVDTDEHPRETSLETLAKLKGVVRPDGTVTAGNASGVNDGACALLLADEATAAKNGLTPKARIVGMATAGVAPRIMGIGPAPATQKVLALTGLALEQLDVIELNEAFAAQGLAVLRTLGLQDDDERVNAWGGAIALGHPLGASGARLATTAVNRLHATGGRYALCTMCIGVGQGIALIVERV